TAATATCAACATAATTTAAATGCAAGGTTAAATATACGGTGGTAATTTGACAATAACAAGAATATTTATGTAAATAAACATAAATATATTTATACAGACTTAATATGTAGCGAATATCTAGTAAATATGCAGTTTTAGATTCTCAATTTGCTTCGATGATGTCAATAAGAAGTAATGCTCTATGGGATAAGTTGTGTATGAGCGGGTATGTTTTTATGGGCTTAAACTATATAGTTTAACGTCAGTTCGATGTAAGATGTCATCTTGAGCGAAGCGAAAGATTTTATTGTCTAAAATTCAGATACTTCATTCCGTTCAGCATGACAAAGCAACAATCTAATGGTGAACTGAGAATCAATATATTATACTTACATCGAACTCGCGTTAGTTTAGGAAAAAATCTAGATTCAATTTAGCTCTATATTTCTCCTTTATTTCTTTGTTTGAATCACTTTCTTACAAATCAATAATCTTATTCTTCAGCGCATATTTAACCAAATCTACAGTAGTTGTAAGTTCCAGTTTCTGCATGATATGGTTTTTATGAGACTCAACAGTACGTACACTAATGAATAGTTTATCAGCAACTAGTTGATTTGAGTAACCTTCGGCAACAAATCTTAAAATCTCTAATTCTCTATTTGTAAGTTTCTCATCCTGAAGAGAGTCAAATCGTTCAGGGTCTTTAACCTGTTTAAGGTAACTCTTTAGAATAATATTTGAAACATCCTTACTAAAATACTCATTGCCCTTATAAACCTCACGGATTGCATCTAACAACTCTTCACGAGTGATATTTTTAGGAAGATAGCCCTTTGCACCAGCCTTAATAGCATTAAAGATAAATTCTTGATTAGTGTACATTGAAAGGACTATAACTTTTATAGTAGGATATTCGGTAGTAATTATTTTTGTAAGCTCAATCCCCGACATTTCTGGAAGGGAGATATCAACAATCATCACATCTGGTTTAATTAACTTAAGCTTTTCCAGAATACTCTTAGCATCACTGGCCTCAGTAATTACCTCAATATCATCTAATCCCGAAAGCAATGCCCGGATTCCATCTCTTACTAACTGATGATCATCAACCAAAGTAACTTTTATCTTATTCATGTTACATTTTTTGTTTTGGGAAAATTGGAAATTCAGCTTGAATTTTTACGCCATTACCAACAGAAGTAATAATCTCAAATTTCCCGTTTAGTAAAATAGCCCTCTCCTTCATATTATAAAGCCCATTCCCTGATTCATAGCCCTTTGACGGATTATATCCAACACCATTATCTTCAATATGAAGGTATAATCTTGAGATATCAGAAAATATTGAGATTACTGCTCTAGAGGCACCAGAATGCTTTACAATATTATTCAATGCTTCCTGTGCAATTCGATATATATAGGTTTTAAGAAGTTGGTTGAACGACTCGGGGAGCACTCCTATAACCAATGAAACATTTATCCCCGAATTTGATTCTATTTCAATACAAAGATTTCGAAGAACAACAGCTAAACTAAACTCAGTTAACGCAGCGGGCATAAGATTATTCGACATCCTCCTAGTCTCTTCAATAGTGTGATTAAACATCTGCTTAACCGATTCAATTGTTTTACGTTGATTTCCCAGCTCATCTAGGGGTATACTTTCTAACTTTAGTTTAATAGCTACAAGGGTTTGACCAAGCCCATCGTGTAACTCCCTCGATAACCTTTGACGTTCCTGTTCCTGCCCATCAATTACCGAACGCATCTGCCTTAAACGTTCAGTATGCAGCTCCTCCTCAATAGCTTTACGACGAGAAATATCCCTAATAACAAGCGATTCAACTTCCTGACCATGGAAAAGCACTCTATTTTTCTGTACCTCAACTGGAATTTTACGATCCGATCTTGTTTTAAGAATCGCCTCAAATGAGAAAACTTCATTTTGCTGAGCAGAAATATATGTTTCCTCATCGATAAGTAGGTAATCCTGTGGTGCTCTTTTAACCAATTCATCCTCAGAGAATCCTGTAAGGTAACTTAACGCATGGTTTACAAGTACTGGAGTTCCTGTTTTGTGTAAAACTATACCGTCAATTGTAGCCTTATAAAAATGGGTTAGCCTTTGTTCTCTCTCCTTTAAACTACTGGTGATATGCTTAATCTGAAGCACCATTTTATTAAAAACCTCCGTTAAAAGGCCTATCTCATCCTGGTATTTAATTGGTAAAGTTTGCTCATACCTTCCATCACCAACACTAATGGCTGCCTCCTTTAGCCTAATTAGAGGAGCTGTAATCTTTTTACTTAGTATAAAAACGCCAATTGTAAGCGCAATAAAAACAAGAAAACTTATAAGTAGAATTCGCTTGCCTAAAATCATGATCTCTTTCATTGCCTCCACGTAATCCATTTCAGCAATAATAACCCACTTTAAATCATTGATATTTACAGGACCATAGGCACTTAGTACCTTTTGATTTCTATAATCAATAGTTTTCTTTACACCAACCTTACCTTCGTGAGCCCTTTTAACAACTTCTGAGTTACAGCTGGCTAATAGTATCGATTTTTCGATAAAACGTGATGAACTTCGAAGAAGGTTATCATGACCTACCAGATAAACTTCGCCTGTATTACCTAAGCCCTTCTCGTTGAGTTGCTCTGCCATAATACCATTTATGGCTTTATCGGAAATCTCTAGGAAGATTACTCCAAGTAAAATATTATCAGCATTATATATAGGACTTGCTATAAACGACGAATATTCAGTTAGTAGTGAACCTTTGGTTAAATCTTGAAAAATAATACCTTTACGTTCAACCGCTTTTTTGTAAAGATCTTCAAGTGAGGTACTTAATAGAGATGATGTGTAGTAGCCCGATATTTTACTGTCTGAGCCAACTTCAAATGAATGAATTCTATTATTTGGTAAACCAAATGAAAGACTTACATATACTTTTGCATCAGCAAGATACCCAATTAGGCGTGGATCTATTATTGAATTGTCATTTTTCTGAATGTTATTAATATCATTCGTTTCATATAATTGTGAACTTAAGGATGCAATAATTCTTAATACACTATTTTGGGTTGATAAGAACTTCAAATTTCTTGCTCGTTCCCTATAGAATTCCTCAATTCGAATTTTCTTCTCCTCTTTTAATGATATAAGTTGTTGATATGTACGTTGTATAAGCGCCTCTCGGGCTGTAAAATATGAATATGCTCCAACCAGTACCACTCCTGTAAAACAGAAAATCATAGAGTAAAGAAAAAGTTTGGTTCGAAGTGAATAATACCTCATTTTATTCTATCTAATTAAAATTACTCCCAAATATAGTTGCAATTTCTTCAAAGCCTAGTGATTTTAAAACGCTGAATTTACTAATTTCAAGAATATCTACATTACCTGATTGGTAATATAATTTAACATGAGTTTGATTTAAGAAACATGATAATATGTTTATTTACATTGATATATAAATATTTAGTTTGGTGATGGAAGGTTGGAATAATGGAATAGTGAAATTTCTTGTAACTTTTTTCTTCCAAAATTGGCTTCGCCGAGTTCCGCTTTGCTCCAGTTCCATTTTTCCATCATTCCAATTAAACTTTATGTGTATAATATTGATTAATATGTAATTAAATAACTTCTTATATCGAACTCACGTTAATTTACCTAAAACTGACTAATTTATCTGATAGTTTGAACTTTGATTGTAGGTTTTGTTTTTTAATAAATCCAAACAAATTAAAGAATATTAGCCTATAGTCCTTATTATTGTTCTACTTTTGAGCCACATAATTTAAATGTAATGATTGTCAAAATTCCCTTTCAAATAATTGAGCTCGAAAGCCAAAGCTATCATATTGTAGTTGATGGTAAGGTTGATGGTATTAAACTAGCATTTATAATCGATACGGGAGCATCGAGAACAATTATAGATAAATGCTATGCTGAAAAGTTAGAAAAATTACCCTTTGGAACAGAAACCCCGATGGCAACAGGATTATCTGCAGAGCAAATCCCTGTTGAATTATACAATATTTCTTTATTAAAACTTAAGGATGTTCCGTTTAAAGACGTACAAGTGTTAACTGCTGACCTTAACCCAATTAACGAAGTTTATTCAAAAATTACAGGAAAGAAAATAGGAGGGTTGATAGGCTGTGATTTTTTAATGAAAAATATTAAAACCATTGATTTTAAAGGGAAATGCTTAAAAGTATCGAAAGAAAAGTAATCCAGTATACAATTATGATTCAATCAATTACTTAATACCATTCGCTCTGAAAAATTAATATTTATAGTAAATGAGTATTTATCCATGTATAACCTATTGTATCATATCTCAAAAAAAGTAATATATTTGCCCGATAATTTTTGGAAATAAGAAAATATTCAATTCATTAATACTGAGAACAAATGCGGAATAAAGGTGCGATAAAATTTATTGCTATTGCATTAGCGCTGGTATGCGTGTACCAGTTATCATTTACTTATGTAACTAAACAGGTAGAAAAGAAAGCTAAAGCGTACGCTAAAGGTGATTCAAAAAAAGAATTTCACTTCTTAGATTCTATATCAACCGAAACTGTTTACAATTTCCTTTGGGTGCGTAAATATACCTACAAAGAATGTAAAGAGCGAGAGATTAATCTTGGTTTGGATCTTAAAGGAGGTATGGAGGTAACTCTTGAGGTATCTGTTGTTGACCTAATCAAATCATTAGCAAATAATAGTACGGACCCCTCTTTTTTAAAGGCTATTGAAATGGCTCAAACAATGGATGCAAGCATCGATTTCATTACCCGTTTTGGTGATGCATTCGAAAAGATTGCTCCCAATGCCCGTCTGGCAGCTATATTCAATACTGTTGAACTCCGCGATAGAATTTCGTTCAACTCAACGAATAAAGATGTTTTAACTATTATTCGTAAAGAAGCTGACGGTGCTATTAAAAACTCATTTAACATTATTAGTACACGTATTGATAAATTTGGTGTTGCTCAAGCTAATATCCAACAACTTCAAACATCTGGAAGAATTCTTGTTCAGTTACCAGGTGTAAAAGAACCCGAACGTGTAAGAAAACTCTTACAGGGAACAGCCAACTTAGAGTTTTGGGAAACATATGAAAACTCTGAAATATACCCATTCTTGAATGCTGCAAATGCTAAAATTAAAGAATTACAGGATGCAGAAAACAGCTTGAAAGAGGCAGAAAAAAGCACCTTAAAAACCACGACTCAGGAGTCAAATAGTAAGAAAGAATCAACCGAAAAAGGTGAAGATCTTGTTAAAATGCTCAAGGAAAAAGAGGCAAAAGATACAACTTCACTTGCACAAAATGATATAGCAAAGAATTTTCCATTGTTCTCTATTTTACGTCCAAATGTTGATGAAAGAACAGGTCAACCTCATGTAAGTAATCTAATTGGGCATTCTCATTCCAAGGATACTGCAAAAGTAAACGAATACTTAA
This portion of the Bacteroidales bacterium genome encodes:
- a CDS encoding HAMP domain-containing protein, yielding MRYYSLRTKLFLYSMIFCFTGVVLVGAYSYFTAREALIQRTYQQLISLKEEKKIRIEEFYRERARNLKFLSTQNSVLRIIASLSSQLYETNDINNIQKNDNSIIDPRLIGYLADAKVYVSLSFGLPNNRIHSFEVGSDSKISGYYTSSLLSTSLEDLYKKAVERKGIIFQDLTKGSLLTEYSSFIASPIYNADNILLGVIFLEISDKAINGIMAEQLNEKGLGNTGEVYLVGHDNLLRSSSRFIEKSILLASCNSEVVKRAHEGKVGVKKTIDYRNQKVLSAYGPVNINDLKWVIIAEMDYVEAMKEIMILGKRILLISFLVFIALTIGVFILSKKITAPLIRLKEAAISVGDGRYEQTLPIKYQDEIGLLTEVFNKMVLQIKHITSSLKEREQRLTHFYKATIDGIVLHKTGTPVLVNHALSYLTGFSEDELVKRAPQDYLLIDEETYISAQQNEVFSFEAILKTRSDRKIPVEVQKNRVLFHGQEVESLVIRDISRRKAIEEELHTERLRQMRSVIDGQEQERQRLSRELHDGLGQTLVAIKLKLESIPLDELGNQRKTIESVKQMFNHTIEETRRMSNNLMPAALTEFSLAVVLRNLCIEIESNSGINVSLVIGVLPESFNQLLKTYIYRIAQEALNNIVKHSGASRAVISIFSDISRLYLHIEDNGVGYNPSKGYESGNGLYNMKERAILLNGKFEIITSVGNGVKIQAEFPIFPKQKM
- a CDS encoding response regulator transcription factor, whose translation is MNKIKVTLVDDHQLVRDGIRALLSGLDDIEVITEASDAKSILEKLKLIKPDVMIVDISLPEMSGIELTKIITTEYPTIKVIVLSMYTNQEFIFNAIKAGAKGYLPKNITREELLDAIREVYKGNEYFSKDVSNIILKSYLKQVKDPERFDSLQDEKLTNRELEILRFVAEGYSNQLVADKLFISVRTVESHKNHIMQKLELTTTVDLVKYALKNKIIDL